Sequence from the Bacteroidia bacterium genome:
CGCGTTATTTGGTTTGCAATGCCGATGAAAGCGAGCCCGGAACTTTTAAAGATCGCTTTTTAATGCAACACATTCCGCACTCATTAATAGAAGGAATGATTGTTTCCAGCTTTGCGTTGGGCGCGAATACTGCGTATATCTACATTCGCGGAGAGATGATGCATCAATATCATATTCTTGAAAAAGCAATTGATGAAGCTTATGCAGCAGGTTTTCTCGGAAAAAATATTTTAGGAACCGATTATTCTCTTGATTTATATGTGCATCCCGGAGCTGGAGCGTATATCTGCGGAGAAGAAACGGCTTTAATCGAATCATTGGAAGGCAAAAGAGGAAATCCTCGAATGAAACCGCCTTTTCCTGCTATATCAGGTTTATGGGCGTGCCCAACGGTTGTAAATAACGTGGAAACCATTGCTGCTGTTCCGCACATCATCAACATGACGGGCGAGGAATATGCGAAAATCGGAATTGGAAAAAGTACTGGAACAAAATTAATTTCTGCTTGCGGACATATTAATAAACCGGGTGTTTACGAAATAGAATTAGGTTTACCGGTAGAAGAATTTATTTATTCTGACACGTATTGCGGAGGTATTCGCAATGGTAAAAAATTAAAAGCAGTTGTTGCCGGAGGTTCTTCCGTACCTGTACTTCCTGGTGATAAATTATTAAAAACGCCTACCGGAGAACCCCGCTTGATGAGTTATGAATCCTTGAGTGAAGGAGGATTTCAAGCTGGAACAATGCTGGGTTCAGGTGGTTTTATTGTCATGGACGAAAGTACCAGCGTGGTAAAAAACCTGTATACTTTTGCGCGTTTTTATCATCACGAAAGTTGCGGACAATGCAGTCCTTGCCGCGAAGGAACTGGTTGGATGGAAAAAATACTTCATAGAATATTAGACGGACACGGCACCATTGAAGACATTGATTTATTGTGGGACGTACAAAGCAAAATAGATGGGCGTACAATTTGTCCTTTGGGAGATGCATCTGCTTGGCCCGTTGCCAGTGCCATTCGACATTTCAGAGCGGATTTTGAAGAATACATTAAACATCCAGAACAAATAAAAGACGTGAAACATTATTACCGTCTGAATAATTTGGTGGAAGCTTAATTTCTGCTTTATACACAATCATGTCGAAACTTTTTTTAGTTCCTACTCCCATCGGAAACTTAGAAGACATGACGCTTCGAGCGATTCGTATTTTGAAAGAAGTGGATGTTATTTTAGCAGAAGATACACGCACAACAGGATTTCTCTTAAAACATTTTGAGATTGAAAAAAAAATGTTTTCGCATCATTTACACAATGAACATTCCAGCGTAGATGCTTTAGTGCAGCGCCTTTTGAGCGGAGAAAAAATTGCCTTGGTAAGTGATGCTGGCACTCCCGCTATTTCTGATCCCGGATTTTTGCTAGTAAGAGCCTGTATTCGTGCAGGAATTGCAGTAGAATGTTTACCTGGAGCCACCGCCTTTGTGCCTGCATTGGTTAATTCTGGTTTACCTGCAGATCGTTTTTGTTTTGAAGGATTTTTACCTCCCAAAAAGGGGCGCAACACACGAATGTTTCAATTGCAAAATGAAGTGCGTACGATGATTTTTTATGAATCACCCTTTCGATTGGTAAAAACATTAACCGAATTCTGTACTCATTTCGGTGCCGAACGCAAAGCCTCTGTTTCACGAGAACTTACTAAACTATTTGAAGAAACACAACGTGGCTCTATTCAAGAATTAGTGACGTATTTCAGTCAGAAAACAGTAAAGGGAGAAATCGTAATTGTAGTAGAAGGGAAAAAGGAGTAAATTAACTTATACCTTAAAATCATTTCAAAAAAGATTTTTTTGAACGATTTTTATTTACTAAACCTCTAAACAAAAATTTGAATCTTCCTAAATGCTAGAAACAGAAACACTCTCTCAATATTTATTACTTGCCATAAAAGCCTCGCTGGAAGCTGGAAAAGAAATTTTGTCGGTGTACGAAAAAGATTTTTCAGTAGAAATGAAATCTGATTTTTCTCCTTTAACAGAAGCCGACAAACAATCGCATGAAATAATTTCTGCTGCTTTAACGAAAACAGAATTACCCGTTCTAAGTGAAGAAGGGCGCAACATTCCGTACGAAGAACGCAAAAATTGGAATTACTTTTGGATGGTAGATCCATTAGACGGCACAAAAGAATTTGTGAAAAAAAATGGAGAGTTTACCACCAATATTGCCCTAATTCACGAGCAAAAATCAATACTTGGCGTGATTTATATTCCTGTAAAAAATATTTTATATTTTGCCTGTATCGGCATTGGAAGTTTTAAATGTACTTCGCCTTCAACTGAAATAAATAGTTTGGAAGATTTACTAAAAATATCTGAAAAATTACCTCTGAAAAACAGTTCTGAAAAAAATTCTTTTCGAGTATTAGCAAGTCGTTCGCATTTATCGGAAGCAACCGAAAAATTTATTTCTGAGCTGCGAAAAAAATATTCTGAAATCGAATTTATATCTTCTGGAAGTTCTATAAAATTTTGTTTGCTGGCAGAAGGCGCTGCTTCTATTTATCCGCGTTTTGCGCCCACAATGGAATGGGATACTGCCGCAGGACAAACGATTCTGGAGCTTTCAGGAAAAAATATTACGGATTGCACAACTAAAAATTCAATGTTGTACAACAAAAAGGAATTACTCAATAATTGGTTTATTGCTGAATAATTTTTACACAGACGTATTCTCAATTCCGTCAATAGCGCGCTTTAGAAATTGATGTAAAGGGGAAATGCTTTTGCAAATTTCGGTTGTTGCCTGAATAAAATTTTTCGCCAAAATTTTTTCATCCGTTAATTTATGAAGCACAATAAAATT
This genomic interval carries:
- the rsmI gene encoding 16S rRNA (cytidine(1402)-2'-O)-methyltransferase, yielding MSKLFLVPTPIGNLEDMTLRAIRILKEVDVILAEDTRTTGFLLKHFEIEKKMFSHHLHNEHSSVDALVQRLLSGEKIALVSDAGTPAISDPGFLLVRACIRAGIAVECLPGATAFVPALVNSGLPADRFCFEGFLPPKKGRNTRMFQLQNEVRTMIFYESPFRLVKTLTEFCTHFGAERKASVSRELTKLFEETQRGSIQELVTYFSQKTVKGEIVIVVEGKKE
- the nuoF gene encoding NADH-quinone oxidoreductase subunit NuoF, with translation MGRQLLLEHLNVPNIDTFEVYRQKGGYAAVEKALKTMNPDAVVDEVKKSGLRGRGGAGFPTGMKWSFIDKKSGNPRYLVCNADESEPGTFKDRFLMQHIPHSLIEGMIVSSFALGANTAYIYIRGEMMHQYHILEKAIDEAYAAGFLGKNILGTDYSLDLYVHPGAGAYICGEETALIESLEGKRGNPRMKPPFPAISGLWACPTVVNNVETIAAVPHIINMTGEEYAKIGIGKSTGTKLISACGHINKPGVYEIELGLPVEEFIYSDTYCGGIRNGKKLKAVVAGGSSVPVLPGDKLLKTPTGEPRLMSYESLSEGGFQAGTMLGSGGFIVMDESTSVVKNLYTFARFYHHESCGQCSPCREGTGWMEKILHRILDGHGTIEDIDLLWDVQSKIDGRTICPLGDASAWPVASAIRHFRADFEEYIKHPEQIKDVKHYYRLNNLVEA
- the cysQ gene encoding 3'(2'),5'-bisphosphate nucleotidase CysQ, which gives rise to MLETETLSQYLLLAIKASLEAGKEILSVYEKDFSVEMKSDFSPLTEADKQSHEIISAALTKTELPVLSEEGRNIPYEERKNWNYFWMVDPLDGTKEFVKKNGEFTTNIALIHEQKSILGVIYIPVKNILYFACIGIGSFKCTSPSTEINSLEDLLKISEKLPLKNSSEKNSFRVLASRSHLSEATEKFISELRKKYSEIEFISSGSSIKFCLLAEGAASIYPRFAPTMEWDTAAGQTILELSGKNITDCTTKNSMLYNKKELLNNWFIAE